In one window of Saprospiraceae bacterium DNA:
- a CDS encoding BlaI/MecI/CopY family transcriptional regulator: MKKLTAGEEMIMAVLWKIGPATIGQIMKEMSAQSMEHMPAQSTVSTFLRILVDKKFLRFKSYGKTYEYFPLVSREEYSNQSLNHLVSSYFNNSPIDLVSQLIDQEKIDSAELLQLIEKLKHK, encoded by the coding sequence ATGAAAAAATTAACTGCAGGCGAAGAGATGATCATGGCGGTTCTTTGGAAAATCGGACCGGCAACGATTGGGCAAATCATGAAAGAAATGTCTGCGCAGTCTATGGAGCACATGCCAGCACAAAGTACCGTATCTACTTTTTTGAGGATACTGGTAGATAAAAAATTCTTGCGATTTAAATCCTATGGAAAAACCTACGAGTACTTTCCTTTGGTGAGCAGGGAAGAATACAGCAATCAATCTTTGAATCACCTGGTTTCGTCTTATTTTAATAACAGTCCAATTGACCTGGTTTCTCAGCTCATCGATCAGGAAAAAATTGACTCCGCCGAATTGCTTCAACTCATTGAAAAACTTAAACACAAATAA
- a CDS encoding M56 family metallopeptidase: protein MIALYVELTLYWFLCWCIYHMCFSKLSFCSLNRFVLIAFIFCPVLIQWIPQDWLMTSTSGFHEFKIQWHEMVVLPEQSFAPGLSANFIYLAMVCIAGLFWFRSFLQLRGITRQAVRKSGDSGIVYYLPGNTIPFAFLNRIYLPLNLKDSPDVVCIIRHEQEHISRMHYIDLLALSCLRIIFPFNPMLWLLGRSLRMVHEYETDQRMKKFVEPDKYARLLVRTAEKFTPVNAQLAHAFFSITIKSRIMMLFSKSSKIQTLRYLMLPLALGLVLFLHAQSTAVLEKIPYSVDSGTDTESAMDADSGSQSTKIIESDGPNYLKAEKEPSFPGGVSELIKFISKHLKYPEAARKKGIETTCYVELKIHQDGRAEIKNLKGNQHEHFTACIEEIVGQMPKWIPGQADGKNVTSTVTLPIKFKLDEKNVDR from the coding sequence GTGATTGCCTTGTACGTCGAATTGACCCTTTATTGGTTTTTGTGCTGGTGCATTTACCACATGTGCTTTTCTAAACTCAGTTTTTGTTCACTGAATCGTTTCGTATTAATCGCGTTCATATTTTGTCCGGTCCTCATTCAATGGATACCACAGGATTGGTTAATGACTTCAACTTCCGGCTTCCACGAATTTAAAATCCAATGGCATGAAATGGTTGTTTTGCCAGAACAATCGTTTGCGCCTGGTTTATCTGCAAATTTTATCTACCTGGCTATGGTTTGTATTGCAGGGCTCTTTTGGTTCAGATCATTTTTACAACTCAGGGGCATCACCCGACAAGCCGTTCGAAAGTCCGGTGATTCTGGGATTGTTTATTATCTCCCCGGGAATACCATACCTTTTGCATTTTTGAATAGAATTTATTTACCCTTGAATTTGAAAGATTCGCCAGACGTTGTCTGCATCATTCGTCACGAGCAAGAGCATATCTCAAGAATGCATTATATTGATCTTTTGGCGCTTTCGTGTTTGCGAATCATCTTTCCATTTAACCCCATGCTCTGGTTGCTGGGAAGATCCTTGCGCATGGTTCACGAATATGAAACCGATCAGCGCATGAAAAAATTTGTCGAGCCAGATAAGTATGCAAGACTATTGGTTCGCACTGCTGAAAAATTCACACCCGTGAATGCTCAACTCGCACATGCATTTTTTTCAATCACCATTAAATCAAGAATCATGATGTTATTTTCAAAATCTTCAAAAATTCAAACGCTCCGCTACCTGATGTTGCCACTTGCCCTGGGCTTGGTTCTGTTTTTGCACGCTCAAAGCACTGCCGTACTCGAAAAAATTCCCTATTCGGTTGATTCCGGAACCGATACCGAATCCGCAATGGATGCTGACTCCGGAAGCCAATCAACCAAGATCATAGAAAGCGATGGACCCAACTATTTAAAAGCAGAGAAAGAGCCCAGCTTTCCCGGAGGTGTGTCAGAACTTATAAAATTCATCAGTAAGCATTTGAAATATCCGGAAGCAGCCAGGAAAAAAGGCATAGAAACCACCTGTTACGTCGAATTGAAAATACACCAGGACGGGCGCGCGGAAATCAAAAACCTGAAAGGCAATCAACATGAACATTTTACGGCATGTATTGA